The proteins below come from a single Danio aesculapii chromosome 23, fDanAes4.1, whole genome shotgun sequence genomic window:
- the ncoa6 gene encoding nuclear receptor coactivator 6 isoform X2, which produces MAHQQLLLGSPSPPEALLSDHDSGLEDGDENSTTDSTIYVAFKGNLHDEDFQEKLDAILNGMPDMLLLGKKKLEPERVEPWNSVRVTFNIPREAAERLRLLAQNNQQQLRDLGILSVQIEGEGAINVAVGQGQSQEVRVNGPLGAPAQMRMDAGFPMPQGQVGMRMNNPAVSMMPPGASMPGQGMVPNSAGQMQPRAPRPPSQTDTMDPMLSGLALQQQQQQQLQHPQMGHGPLGNLGPQGHHMQAMQANRQLNPAVLQQLQQQQQQQQQQQQQHQQQQVQLAQLGGARGPFNPSNQMPVPPGWNQLPSGALQPPPVQGPMGPGWRKAPPQPQMGQRPPSLVSVQTPNHPPPPYPFGSQQAGQVFNAMPPHQLQQQQQQQTGPNQFATPQPKGPQGAPGVVVSRAPPPLPPSSAPQGNLAVKSPGSSSSPFQQGSPGTPPMMGQGQLGSRPTTPQGFRQGVGSPGRAVMGQQGNMQAGFMGIPQHAQLAQGGMGGMPKRMPMGFPNASVNQNFAQGQVTTTGAGSTPQLQNNQSMANTGVQSSASAPNHMQSNPLQGTGMAHHTGMPAQTPGTTSGGTLGQPQQGLQTQMMGVPQTQHQTQTVVSSQSQMAQSQAGGQTILSRPVNTGQRGMTPPKQMMPPQGQGIMQNQNQISAGPGHQALLLQQQQQQQQQQQQQQQQNAMMEHIVASQMQSNKQAFGSKAQPGVIPGQMIRGPSPNIQGNLSEFQSQMGQQQMTPQQHQQQQQQQQQQQQQQQQQLVHLQQQQQLQQQQLQQQQLQQQQLQLQHQQPQQAQIQQQQQLQQPHQQMVQQQSQQIPINGNPNQVLGMHGPQMRLPGNHHLVQQQLQQKQQQVMLQQQQASQQHQHQLGDGSGSGDMGQQMVQDLQNQQQQQAMMGGSQHLQVGNGQFPGHGMPFNPQFPGQMPIGVPCGQAGGFAVNKDVTLTSPLLVNLLQSDISASQFGPGGKQGAGGAAANQAKPKKKKPPRKKKPKIGEGQSDSLCGLDSLPHGMEESEMQGIGTDQGTGIDSKLSEFSNRPGLPGQPGDQRVLQQMPMQFMPPQQQQQMQQMQQQQLQQQQQMQQQQMQQQHQQIQQQQMQQQQMQMQSMQGPQAQAGTSQGPHHVQTQIHSQQSMQMQQQQPPQHLQQQLQSQPQQQQQQQVQQQQQAQQQQHQHQQQQMMLMLKMQQDAKNRMPLQQGGHMTKGLVNPNDPAQRMPVSQQGSIPVMIDLQGHGGVPPSPDKARGMPIMVNTPIAGPARRTPLTEVGQPTPPEDISGNHSLQDRGPPEIGQQSGNGNQTIISNQGPNTHLMKSVPLSVPHQTGASPQQQPQQVAAMPGSHNIHFPSAPPTSQSSRPKTPNRASPRPYHHPLTPTNRPPSTEPSEINLSPERLNASIAGLFPPKINIPLPPRQPNLNRGFDQQGLNPTTLKAIGQAPPSLATLPVNNNSSGNNNGPQSYPAGGGLGNSGGKQDKQTGVGQAKRASPSNSRRSSPASNRKAATPSPGRQKGAKALLTSPHQQPMMVSPPNMMVSPTSVVPTTSASLPPAGAGESQQSLSSLQTLPGSTDTVKDGHVLATQPEQHQAAQLKEHPAPKMASPRVPPQEPKRQEPSNLVEQRADDKHSRTMPQHDLGSAVSPAFRDAPTSLNQLLDNAGTPSLQMKSQNTPPVGVDPLQKESTHVPVARENQSNSVVSQSSNIGTSLPTSEVEQNPKSAAVSSPNLIPGSTANLPSVSAVSSVSSNQAVLLSLTSISNPSVSSNHNLIPISNATQTVLQRPISSAQTPQNQITVFVTSNPISFATNTASVVPSAVVSKVLAVPNKNIRTPDVRQPNPNQSSPQFITGTVFSKFQATSVPSNTNVMSQPVTMVGPLVSANIQLSSTPMSTTSAPSVPASTPMLTHSPAVSIATTQQNRTFIGQLQVQVPASQASPVSVVPPPQQPSPGVLKQDGVSNASGSKPSPVGQSSIHSGVSSPFQQLLASPPACSSPGPTAVSRRSPLPTTTTAMLAKTSPVQSALSKNTALTNPSKNDSDRKECIAVAQLVKPLEVATTQVSSVVTSETVSSVQASAPVTVSAALIASQQTALPPKVSSPKPTPTKTSVPTSTSVSNMPPPTSASGTLQLSSVVASSSLLSSLPAVSVAASAAAVPASLTTTSGSSASTQLSGEPQPPSVSETSVPDTTETKEATADAPSISGQGVTTAAEQGDTRASTEKAKGPSRRSSRTDKEPEEEASDNGQRKRAARPGSASSNTGKESNTGASPTQAKRRKSK; this is translated from the exons ATGGCGCATCAGCAGCTTCTTCTGGGCTCTCCGTCTCCTCCAGAAGCTCTTCTCTCCGATCACGACTCTGGGCTGGAGGATGGAGATGAAAACTCCACCACAGACTCCACTATCTATGTGGCCTTCAAAGGGAACCTGCATGATGAGGACTTTCAAGAGAAGCTTGACGCCATCTTAAACGGGATGCCAGATATGCTATTGCTAG GTAAGAAGAAGCTGGAGCCTGAGCGCGTGGAGCCATGGAACAGTGTCCGTGTCACATTCAACATCCCCAGGGAGGCGGCCGAGCGACTGCGGCTCCTGGCGCAAAACAACCAGCAGCAGCTGCGGGATCTGGGCATCCTGTCCGTGCAGATCGAGG GTGAAGGAGCTATTAATGTTGCAGTTGGACAAGGCCAGAGTCAAGAAGTCCGGGTAAATGGACCGCTTGGTGCGCCTGCTCAGATGAGAATGGATGCTGGTTTCCCCATGCCGCAGGGCCAAG TTGGAATGCGAATGAATAACCCTGCGGTGTCCATGATGCCTCCTGGGGCTAGTATGCCAGGACAGGGTATGGTACCGAATAGTGCTGGACAGATGCAGCCAAGAGCACCAAGACCACCTTCACAGACAG ACACAATGGATCCCATGCTGTCAGGACTGGCCTTACAGCAGCAACAGCAACAACAGCTCCAGCATCCTCAAATGGGACATGGTCCACTCGGCAACTTAGGCCCGCAGGGACATCACATGCAAGCCATGCAGGCAAACCGGCAGTTGAATCCAGCAGTGCTACAGCAACTtcagcagcagcaacagcaacaacaacaacaacagcagcagcaccaACAGCAGCAGGTCCAGCTGGCTCAATTAGGTGGTGCACGTGGGCCTTTCAACCCCTCTAACCAGATGCCTGTACCTCCTGGCTGGAACCAGTTGCCCTCTGGTGCTCTTCAACCACCACCTGTCCAGGGCCCTATGGGACCAGGCTGGAGAAAAGCTCCACCACAGCCACAAATGGGGCAGCGTCCACCCTCGTTGGTGTCTGTCCAGACGCCCAATCATCCACCACCACCATACCCATTTGGAAGCCAGCAGGCTGGACAGGTTTTCAATGCAATGCCACCACATCAGTTgcagcaacaacagcagcagcagacagGACCAAACCAGTTTGCAACCCCTCAGCCCAAAGGCCCTCAGGGAGCACCAGGTGTAGTTGTGTCAAGAGCGCCGCCTCCTCTGCCTCCCTCTTCTGCTCCTCAAGGGAATCTCGCAGTCAAGTCTCCTGGTTCCTCTTCATCTCCTTTCCAACAAGGCTCTCCTGGAACTCCTCCAATGATGGGACAGGGGCAGCTTGGTTCTCGTCCCACAACCCCACAGGGGTTTAGACAGGGTGTTGGATCTCCAGGAAGAGCCGTGATGGGTCAGCAAGGAAACATGCAGGCTGGCTTTATGGGCATTCCACAGCATGCGCAACTTGCTCAAGGCGGTATGGGAG GTATGCCTAAGCGAATGCCAATGGGGTTCCCAAATGCTTCTGTTAATCAGAACTTTGCACAAGGTCAGGTTACTACCACTGGAGCGGGTAGTACACCCCAACTACAAAATAATCAAAGCATGGCAAACACTG GAGTCCAGTCTTCAGCCTCAGCACCAAACCACATGCAATCAAATCCCCTTCAAGGCACTGGAATGGCTCACCACACTGGCATGCCAGCCCAAACCCCAGGCACCACCTCAGGTGGTACCTTGGGACAACCTCAGCAAGGTCTTCAGACTCAAATGATGGGTGTACCACAGACTCAGCATCAAACACAGACGGTAGTTTCCTCCCAAAGCCAGATGGCACAAAGCCAAGCAGGGGGACAGACTATCCTGTCTAGACCAGTGAATACTGGTCAAAGAGGAATGACCCCGCCCAAGCAAATGATGCCACCACAGGGTCAAGGGATCATGCAGAACCAAAACCAAATCAGTGCAGGACCAGGACATCAGGCCTTATTGctgcaacagcaacaacaacaacaacaacagcagcagcaacaacagcagcaaaATGCAATGATGGAACACATTGTAGCTAGTCAGATGCAGAGTAACAAGCAAGCATTTGGCTCAAAAGCTCAGCCTGGAGTAATACCAGGCCAGATGATAAGAGGTCCTTCACCCAACATTCAAGGTAATTTATCAGAGTTCCAATCCCAGATGGGTCAGCAACAGATGACTCCGCAACAGCatcagcagcaacaacaacaacaacaacaacaacaacagcagcagcagcagcaactggTTCACTTGCAACAGCAGCAGCAATTACAGCAACAGCAACTTCAGCAACAACAATTACAACAGCAGCAACTACAACTGCAACACCAACAGCCGCAACAGGCACAaatacagcaacaacaacagcttCAGCAACCCCATCAACAAATGGTGCAACAACAGTCTCAACAAATTCCAATAAATGGCAATCCCAACCAAGTACTGGGCATGCATGGGCCTCAAATGCGCCTTCCAGGAAATCACCATTTAGTACAACAACAGCTTCAGCAAAAACAACAGCAGGTGATGCTGCAGCAGCAACAGGCTAGTCAGCAACATCAGCATCAGCTTGGAGATGGTAGTGGAAGTGGTGATATGGGCCAGCAGATGGTTCAAGACCTGCAGAATCAGCAGCAACAGCAGGCAATGATGGGAGGCTCTCAACATTTGCAGGTCGGCAATGGCCAGTTTCCTGGTCATGGCATGCCCTTTAATCCTCAATTTCCTGGTCAGATGCCAATAGGAGTCCCATGTGGGCAAGCAGGTGGATTTGCTGTAAACAAAGATGTGACATTGACTAGTCCCTTGTTAGTAAACCTTCTCCAAAGTGATATTTCTGCCAGCCAGTTTGGTCCTGGTGGGAAACAAGGAGCTGGTGGGGCTGCTGCTAACCAGGCCAAGCCCAAAAAGAAGAAACCTCCTCGTAAGAAAAAACCAAAAATAGGTGAAGGACAGTCTGATAGTCTGTG TGGTCTGGATTCACTGCCTCATGGAATGGAGGAATCAGAGATGCAAGGAATAGGTACTGATCAAGGGACTGGCATTGACTCCAAACTGTCAGAATTTTCTAACCGACCAG gtcTGCCTGGTCAGCCTGGAGATCAAAGGGTATTACAGCAAATGCCCATGCAGTTTATGCCCCCACAACAGCAGCAACAGATGCAGCAAATGCAGCAGCAACAGttacaacagcagcagcaaatgCAACAGCAACAGATGCAACAGCAGCATCAACAGATCCAGCAACAGCAAATGCAACAGCAACAGATGCAAATGCAGAGTATGCAGGGTCCTCAAGCTCAAGCTGGAACATCACAAGGGCCCCATCATGTCCAGACCCAGATTCATTCACAACAGTCAATGCAAATGCAGCAACAGCAGCCACCACAACATCTCCAACAGCAACTACAGTCACAGccacaacagcagcaacaacaacaggtACAGCAGCAACAACAAGCCCAACAGCAACAACATCAGCACCAGCAACAACAGATGATGTTGATGCTTAAAATGCAGCAAGACGCAAAGAATCGAATGCCACTACAGCAAGGTGGGCACATGACAAAGGGTCTAGTGAATCCTAATGATCCAGCTCAGAGAATGCCTGTATCACAGCAAGGCAGCATTCCTGTAATGATTGATCTTCAAGGGCATGGAGGTGTCCCACCCTCACCTGATAAAGCCAGAGGCATGCCAATCATGGTGAATACTCCTATAGCTGGACCAGCAAGAAGGACACCACTTACAGAGGTTGGACAACCAACACCACCGGAGGACATTTCTGGAAACCATAGCTTACAGGACCGTGGACCCCCTGAAATTGGTCAACAATCAGGAAATGGAAATCAGACAATTATTTCCAACCAAGGTCCTAATACTCACTTAATGAAATCTGTGCCATTATCAGTGCCCCACCAGACAGGAGCTAGTCCGCAACAGCAGCCCCAGCAAGTGGCTGCAATGCCTGGTTCTCATAATATTCACTTTCCCAGTGCTCCCCCAACCTCCCAAAGTTCCCGCCCTAAAACTCCAAACCGAGCCAGTCCCCGACCATATCACCACCCTTTAACTCCAACCAACCGTCCACCTAGCACTGAACCTTCTGAAATAAATCTGTCCCCTGAGAGACTGAATGCCTCCATTGCTGGTCTTTTCCCTCCAAAAATTAACATTCCTCTGCCACCACGGCAGCCAAACCTTAACCGAGGCTTTGATCAGCAAGGTCTTAACCCAACAACTCTTAAAGCAATTGGCCAGGCCCCACCAAGCCTAGCAACTCTTCCTGTCAATAATAATTCCAGTGGCAATAATAATGGCCCACAGTCTTACCCAGCAGGAGGTGGCCTAGGAAACTCTGGAGGAAAACAAGACAAACAGACTGGGGTTGGACAAGCTAAAAGGGCTAGTCCCAGTAACAGTCGACGATCTAGCCCTGCCTCAAACAGAAAAGCTGCCACTCCAAGCCCAGGAAGACAGAAGGGTGCCAAAGCTTTATTGACATCACCACATCAACAGCCAATGATGGTTAGTCCACCGAACATGATGGTTAGCCCCACTTCAGTGGTCCCAACTACTTCTGCATCTTTGCCACCAGCAGGTGCTGGAGAGTCACAGCAGAGTTTAAGTTCTCTGCAAACCCTACCTGGTAGCACTGATACAGTTAAAGATGGCCATGTACTTGCTACACAACCAGAGCAGCATCAGGCAGCTCAGTTAAAAGAGCACCCTGCTCCTAAAATGGCAAGTCCTCGGGTGCCACCTCAGGAACCCAAACGGCAAGAGCCTAGCAATTTGGTAGAACAGCGTGCTGATGATAAACATTCTCGGACAATGCCACAACATGACCTTGGCTCTGCTGTATCACCAGCTTTTCGAGATGCTCCAACATCTCTGAATCAGTTATTGGACAATGCAGGAACACCATCTTTGCAAATGAAATCACAAAATACTCCTCCGGTAGGTGTAGACCCTTTGCAGAAAGAGAGTACCCATGTTCCAGTAGCTCGGGAGAACCAATCTAATTCTGTTGTCTCTCAGAGCTCAAATATTGGTACATCTTTGCCCACAAGTGAAGTGGAGCAGAATCCTAAATCTGCTGCAGTGTCAAGTCCAAATCTTATCCCTGGCAGCACTGCAAACTTGCCATCTGTTAGTGCTGTATCAAGCGTCAGTTCAAACCAAGCTGTGCTGTTAAGCCTTACTTCAATTTCCAACCCTTCAGTAAGTTCGAATCACAATCTCATACCCATCTCAAATGCAACTCAAACAGTCTTGCAAAGGCCCATCTCATCAGCGCAAACTCCACAAAACCAGATCACAGTCTTTGTAACCTCCAATCCCATTAGCTTTGCTACCAACACTGCTTCAGTAGTTCCTTCTGCTGTTGTTTCCAAGGTGCTGGCAGTTCCCAATAAGAACATTAGGACTCCAGATGTTCGTCAGCCAAATCCAAACCAATCAAGTCCACAGTTCATCACTGGAACTGTTTTTTCAAAATTCCAAGCTACATCTGTACCATCAAATACTAACGTCATGTCTCAGCCTGTCACAATGGTTGGTCCGTTAGTCTCTGCAAATATCCAACTTTCTTCCACCCCTATGTCCACTACATCAGCACCTTCTGTACCAGCATCAACACCCATGCTGACACACTCCCCTGCTGTCAGCATTGCTACTACCCAGCAGAACCGCACTTTTATTGGGCAGCTTCAAGTTCAAGTACCTGCAAGTCAGGCTTCCCCTGTTAGCGTAGTACCTCCACCTCAACAGCCAAGTCCTGGAGTTCTGAAACAGGATGGTGTTTCTAATGCTAGTGGCTCAAAACCTAGTCCTGTTGGgcaatcatccattcattctgGCGTATCCTCACCCTTTCAGCAGCTCTTAGCCTCTCCACCTGCTTGCTCTAGCCCAGGGCCTACGGCTGTATCCCGCAGAAGTCCACTGcctacaacaacaacagcaatgcTAGCCAAAACCAGCCCAGTTCAGAGTGCTTTAAGCAAAAACACTGCACTGACCAATCCTTCAAAAAATGACAGTGATCGAAAAGAGTGCATTGCTGTTGCTCAATTAGTAAAACCTTTGGAGGTTGCCACGACTCAGGTCTCGTCTGTGGTTACATCTGAAACCGTATCTTCAGTCCAGGCTTCTGCTCCAGTGACTGTTTCAGCTGCTCTTATAGCATCTCAACAGACTGCACTTCCTCCAAAAGTGTCTTCTCCTAAACCTACACCCACTAAAACTTCAGTCCCTACTTCTACATCTGTGTCTAATATGCCACCCCCAACCTCTGCCTCTGGAACACTTCAACTCTCTAGTGTTGTTGCCAGTTCTTCTCTGCTCTCTAGTTTGCCTGCAGTTTCAGTTGCTGCATCTGCTGCTGCTGTTCCAGCATCTCTCACTACAACTTCTGGCTCCTCCGCATCCACACAGCTCTCTGGTGAACCGCAGCCACCTTCAGTGTCAGAGACTAGTGTACCTGACACCACTGAAACAAAAGAAGCAACTGCCGATGCTCCTAGCATCTCAG GACAAGGAGTTACCACTGCAGCAGAGCAAGG GGATACAAGGGCCTCCACTGAGAAGGCAAAAGGTCCTAGTCGACGAAGCTCACGAACAGACAAGGAGCCCGAGGAGGAAGCGTCTGACAACGGACAGAGAAAAAGAGCTGCTCGGCCTGGCTCGGCCTCTTCTAACACAGGAAAAG AATCAAACACTGGAGCCAGTCCCACCCAGGCAAAACGGAGGAAGTCGAAGTAA